In Adhaeribacter swui, the genomic window ATTACGCGCTGATACTTAGTGAGTGCTGGAGCACCCTGGTCGGTTGCTTCCAGAACCAGGTGAATCGTTTGGCCACCCTTTGCATCTTTAGGAATAAGAACTTCAACCTGCGCCTGGTTAGGATTGGAGATATCAACTTTATCAGGATAACTACCAACCTGAAACTGCCACCAATTGATTGAGACAGCGTCCCCATCCGGGTCTGAAACAGCTCCGTTTAACCGTATTTTATCGCCGGCAGATGCTACTACCTGTAGCGGCCCTTCAATTTTTACCACCGGTTCATGATTTGCATTTGTATACTTAGGGGTTACCGACCATTTCAGCCGGGCAGCAAAATCACGCTGTGCTAAAGGAAAGAAATTTGGGTAAGCCAACTCCTTTGCACTTCGGTTTAACTGGCTGTTTAATGTGCTTAGGGTTGTTGCTAAGGCATTGGTACTGGTATCACTAAGCGAAAAATTCATCCCCTCCTTATTTCCTGTTTCCCGGCCACCCCATCCACCATAAGAACCTACTTCAAATGCCCGTAGCCCGTTGCCCAGCATATTCATAAAGGTATGGTTGTCACCTTCGCCCAACCAGGAACCTTTCTCTTGCACCGGCATCCATACCACATAGCCCATTTGCTTTAATTGTTCATTGGTGTAGCCGGCTAAACCAAAAAAATCCAACTTGTCATCTTTTACCATCTGTTTGCCATCACCCCAAACCCGGTATAGAGCTCCTAATGGCCCCTGCTTGGATACATTTTCTTTCATCCACGATGCAGTCAGATAAACCGCGTCCTCTCCTTTCGCTCCCAACTGCGCACCATAGCCATAGTTAGGGCCGCCTCTAAATTGTCGGTAATCAATACCGGGCCAATTAGGTTTAATATAGAGCGCGTACGTGTCATCCTGATCGCCGGATGGGAGCAACACGACTTTATGGGAGATTTTCTTTTTGATGGCTTCCCATTGCACGGTGTACTCATATTGCTCTTGAATGGATTTGAGTGCCCGGGCAATCGTACTCTGCCCTCCCCAGGCGGTAATAAACAGGGGGCCTGGCTTATCATCCAGCATCAGCGATTTAATCAGGCCGGAACCCGGCGAATCTTTAGAAACATCTCCGTCGAAATCAATGTTTCCGTAGCGGATTTTTGATTTCAATACCTTCGGATCCGGAAAGTTAGGGTTATGCACTTTCAGGTTTGGGTATACTTTCGCATACGCTGCTACAGCATCATGAATGAAACGTTCGTCTTTCGACCAACGCCAGGACGCACAGGGACAGAGATTCAATCCGAAACGGGAATATTCTCTTCCGGGAACAGCCCACTTTGTTCCCTTTCCATCGCCTTTCCAGTGAAATTGACTACTGGCATAAACAAGACCTTCTATTTGCAGGTCGCTGCTATAAAGTAGGAAACGAATGAGCGAATTGTTGTCGTCGAGTTCCGGATCAGCCGTAACAACAATGCGTGGGCGTACTTGTTCGAAAGAAGATTGAGCGCTTGTATAGTTGGCCAACAGGCACATGATCAATAACCCATAGGCGTATAAGCCGATTTTTCCATTTAAGACTACGGTAATGACGTTAACTATTTTAAGTAATCGAATCATATATGGAATTTGGGTGTACTTCAGGTCCTGGTACCGAAACCGGTAATTACCGTCTGGGCAAGTATGCCTCCTGCTATCCTATTTTCTGTATTGCTCATCCATTACTTTTTCCAGCCAATCTACCACTTTGCCGTTTAGGTTTTCCTGAATGGCAATATGAGTCATCCCATTAGTTGCCGTAGCACCATGCCAGTGCTTTTCGTTGGGCGCAAACCAAACCACGTCACCAGGGTGTATTTCTTCTACTGGGCCACCTTCCCGCTGTGTCCAACCGCAACCGGCTGTAACAATTAAAGTTTGGCCCAAAGGATGGGTATGCCAAGCAGTTCTCGCTCCGGGCTCGAAGGTGACACTGGCGGCCGCACCTTGTCTTGCTTCGTTTGCCTCAAACAAAGGATCTATGCGCACGGCTCCGGTGAACCAATCTTCAGGACCCTTACCGGAGGGCCTGGAGCCTATTCTTGTTATTTCCATTTTAAATTATTTTTTTATAATAAAACGCTGTTTTTCTAAAAACAGCGAGAACCAAATTAATTATTAGTTATATTTAATTTGATAATGACCTGTAAAGGTGTCAGTTACAACTACCTGGTTGAATTTATTCCGTGATTATTTTAACTTTTGAAAGCAGGTTTATCACCTTCAGTACCCGGTTTTTCCAATCCAAGGCTTTCACCCACATGCAAGTTCAGATCTTCTATGATTTTAACCACTAAGTCAGCGACACTCTTCCTGGATATTTCGGTTCCAATAACTGTTTCACCTTTTTGAGTAATTATATAATCGACTTCATCTTTATCGGTGTACCAAGTCGGACGAAGGATGGTGTAATCCAAGCTTGAAGACTCAATAAGGTTAGTCGCTTTTTTGTAACGTTCTAAGATAGGGCCGATCATCTGCTGGTTCCACTGTCCAAAAGCACCGGGAACTTCACTATAAATACCTATTGCTGCAATGAAGACTATACGCTTTATACCTGTGGCCTGCATGGCCTGCACCGTTTGTTCAGCTAGAATATCCTCCTGCCCGTTTATGTTTACATATACCAGGTCCTGTCCTTGCATTGCCTCGTGAAGCTTCTCGGTATGCAGCAGGTCACCTTCTATTAGGTTGATTTGGCTAGCTTCAAGATAATTTAAACGGGAGGTGTCACGCATATATAAAGTGAGATGAATTGAGTCATTGCTTATCACTCTTTCTATCACATGTCGGGCAACTTGTCCACCAGCCCCCAGAATTAACACGTTGGTCATTGCCGTTCTTTTTATAATAATAAGCTTGCTAATATTTAAATGATACTTACCCCGCCATCAACAGAAATCGGTTGTCCGATTACATAACTTGCTGCGGGGCTAAATAGCCACAATACGGCTTCGGCTATTTCTTCTGCCTTACCAAACCTTTTGATCGGTGCCCAATCCTTAAACTCTTGTTCCGAAAGGTCTCCCACGGTGATCATGTTATCCACCATCGGCGTTTCAATGGTACCCGGGCAAACAGCATTAATACGTATACCTTTAGCGGCAAATTCGACGGCAGCAGATTTGGTTAACCCTAACACGCCGTGCTTTGCCGCATGGTAAGCAGATCGACCGGGGCCGCCAACTAAACCGCCAATAGACGAATTATTAACTATAGCGCCATTTCCCTGTTTGGCCATTTGCTGAAGTTCGTACTTCATACAAAGCCAAACACCTTTTAAATTTATATTAATTATACGATCAAACTCTTCCTCATCCAGATTAGCGGTGTCTACTGAACGCATCATGATTCCTGCATTGTTAAACGCGGCATCCAATCTTCCGTACACTTCAACGCTGCGCTCAACCATGGCTTTGACTTCTTCCGCACTGGTAACGTCGCATTTGACAGCGATGGCGTTTCCACCTTTTGATTTTATCTTGTCTACTACAGTTTGAGCAGCATTTTCATTAACATCGACTACCACTACTTTATTACCTCTTTCAGCCGCCAGCAGGGCTGCTGCTTCACCCATGCCGCTTCCGGCACCGGTTACTAATACCACTTGTTCTTTCATCAGTCTTTCTACTTAAAGGTATTTTTTACATAATTCATTTTTGGTCCGGTAATATGGATCATAAAGCGGTGCTTCACATCACCTTTCTCCCACTGTCCAAAAGCCTTCCTTTACTCTACTTCATAAGTAACCCTTATATTTCCCGAGCCGACAGCAGCAGCAAGTTCAGTAACGTCATCAATCCGTCCAATCTTGGTATAGGAGTAGGAAGTAGAAAATGTTTTATAAAAGAGAACTAAGGTTTTAGAGCCATACAACATTAAATCTCCATTTTGGATTGTTCCGGGATTGGATGCGTTTGTCGGCAAGCTGGCTGCTAAATCAAAAAATTTCTCGTTCCCGTTTAGCTCATTCATATTGACAGTGATAGGTAATAGAGCTTTAAATGCCGTGGCTGTGGCATTGTCATACAGCGTAGCCGTGAAGGTGCGGGTTCCGATTATGATTTTCATTTTGCTGCCGGTTGGATTTGCATTAGTATTCCCATTATTAGTTCCCACATCAGGGTTATTGGTTGTGGAGTCGTCTTTATCACAAGCGGCAAAACTTGTCAATAACGAGAATAGCGAGAAAATAATTATAAGTGAACGTTTCATGGCCTTTGTACTTTTATTGCTGTTGCATCAAAATTTTACAGTATCCAAGACTGCATATTGCTACCTTTATTTTTGTAATCATCCTAAGCTTCCATCCTGCATCTTATTTAGAGTTATTGTATTCTTCGTTCGAAACAGGGTGCAACCATTTTACAATTCCTTTTTCCGTATTCGGCACGATGTAAAGTTGCTGCAATCCGGTATCTGGGCTGGCGCCATGCCAGTGCATTACATTAGGCGGACACTTCACCACATCGCCTTTTTTGATGGTTTGCCGGGGCTGCCCCTTTATCTGATGGTAACCAACTCCATCGGTAATAATCAGGATTTGTCCGGCCGGATGAATATGCCAGTTGCTTCTGGCGCCCGGTTCAAAATAAACATTGCCAACCACCGTATTATACCTAGTATCATTAGCCACTAAGTCGGTGTTCCAGGCCTTACCCGTGAAGTTTGCCGCTGGTCCTAATTTCCCCTTAGGAAAAATGGCGTTTGTTTCACCATCGGTTGCTTTCGTGGAAACCGGCTCTTTGCAGCCCATATTAAAGAGGGCTGCAAAGGCAAAGACTGCAAAAAATGAATATTTCATACTACTGCCATTTTACGTTCTACCAAATAATTAATTAACAGAACCATAGGCAGTGACCTTTTCTTTTGGCGCCGGCTTACCTGCTTTCAGGTGTTCGTTAAAGAAAGAGGTTAGTTTATCAAAGGGAATTATGTTTACCTTATCATACAAATCAACGTGACTAGCATTGGGGATGATCATTAACTCTTTTTGCCCGGTAGCTGCCTGGTAAGCATCTTCTGAGAAATACCGGGAGTGGGCTTTTTCCCCGGCAATCAGTAAAACCGGACGAGGGGCTATTTCTTTAATATAAGTCAGTAGCGGCATATTCATGAACGACAGCGGGCTAGTAGCTGTCCAGGCACCATTGGAATTAATCGAATTAGGATGAAAACCCCGCGGCGTTTTATAATAATTGAAATAATCCACTACAAACTGAGGTTCGTTGCCTTGCAATTTTTCCGGTAGATTATTGGTGGAAGGAGCAGGTGTGCCTTTCTCCGCATCGGCCCAACGTTGCTGGCTCATTTGTTCCAACGTTTTGGTGCGTTCTTCAGGGGTCAGTTTATCAAAATAGCCTTTGGCCATCACCCGTGACATATCGTACATACTGGTAGTAGCAACAGCTTTCACGCGTTTGTCCACGGCCACCGCGTTCAGCGCCATGCCGGCATAACCACAAATACCGATGATGCCGATGCGGTTCCGGTCAACGGAAGACTGCAAGCCGAGAAAGTCCACGGCGGCGCTGAAATCTTCCGTATTGATGTCGGGTGATGCGACATGACGAGGCTGCCCCCCGCTTTCGCCCGTGTAAGACGGATCGAAGGCCAGGGCAGCAAAACCACGTTCGGCCATATTTTGGGCGTATAATCCGGAGGATTGTTCTTTTACTGCCCCAAATGGGCCGCTAATGGCCAAGGCCGCTAAAGCTTCGTTGGCCCTGTTCTTCGGCAGGTATAAATCGGCCGCAATCGTAATGCCATACCGGTTTTGAAAGGTTACTTCTTGCCGGGTTACCTTATCACTTAATGAAAAAGTATAGTGATTTGTTTTTCCTGCTTCTTTCATTGTTTTTGATTTTTCTGAATTAGCTTTTGGTTTTATCTGAGCAAAGACCTGTCCCATAATCATCAGGGACGAAAGGGCTACAAGGGTTATTCTTTTCATGTTTTTAAATTTAAATTTGTCCGCATTACGGCGCTTACCTATTGATAATTAATCTATTGTTTTGATGAATTTGGCAGGCACCCCGCCTACCACGGTATTAGCCGCAACATCTTTCGATACCACGGCTCCAGCGGCCACTACGGCATTCTCGCCAATGGTTACCCCTGGTAAAATGGTGGCTGCCGCCCCAATCCAGGCATTCTTTTTAATATGGATTTTCCCAGCCGTTAGCTTTTGTCTATCGTTAACCGAAATAGGATGTCCTTCGGATAACAGACTCACTTTAGGAGCAATCATGACATTATCGTCAATGGTAATGCCACCTAAATCCAAAAAAGTACAATCAAAATTGATGAATACATTTTTACCAATTTGGGTGTTCTTGCCATAATTAATTTGAAATGGCGTAAAAACCACGGTAGTTGCATCCACTTCTGAAGCGAATATTTTGCTTAAAAGCTTTCTGATTTCGTCTGAATCGGCTTCATTGTTTAATTGAAGGAGCAATTTGCGGGTGTCATCACAAGCCTTTACTATTTTAGAATAATCCGCATCGATAAAAGAAATCGGTTCGCCATCTAGCAGTCTCTGGAAAATATCTGGGGGTTGCATTTTCATATACCTTAAACGTTAAAGATTATAAATTTATCCCATTTAATTAGCGCTATTTATTACACTTTTAACGTATATACTGTCACATATTACATATTATTTACCCATTCATTAATGGAATTGGAAAAAGTAAAAGAGGATAGCATTATTTTGCTCCAGGCAAAGGGGATTGTTGAATTACCGGAGGATTTCCTACTGCATTTTCATACGCATATCTATTGCCATCAAGGAAGTATAAGCTTCCTTTTTAATGACAAGCCCTATACCTGTAACGCTGGGGAATTTGTTTTTTGGTTTTCAGGGAGCCAGCTGACTAATCTGACTTTCTCAAAGAAAATTAAGGCAAGTATTTTATTGGTAGAAAGAGATTTTCTGTTGGCTAATATTCCCGACCAGAGTTGGAGTATTGATGTGGTATTACATTCTAAAGAAAACCCTATATTGCATTTGAAGGACAAAAACGACAAGCAAAGAGTGCTCTCCAATTTTCAACTCTTGTACGCTAAATTTTCGGAGCTAGAACACCTTTTCTATGCTGAGATATTGAAGTTGCAAATGCAGTTATTTATTCTGGAAATGTGGCACACGTTTGCTAATGAATATGAACGCCGGAAACGCACCTTAGAAAGTGGATCGCTTTATGAACGATTTATGCGATTGGTACAAGAACATTGTATCAAAGAGCGTGAAGTGCAATTTTATGCCACTAGGCTTCATATTACCGCCAAGTATTTAAATTTTATATGTAAACAAAATACCGGTATTACTGCCTCAGGTTGGATACAACGTTACGCCCGAGAAAGAATTACTATACTCCTGCAAAACAAGAATTTAAACATTTCCGAAATTGCCGATCAAATGAATTTTTCCAGTCGATCCTTTTTCACCCGTTATGTACGGAAGGTTCTGGGTGTTTCTCCAAGAGAGTATCGCCAGCGCTTGATAGTAATATAAAGTTTACCATACATTAAATTACTAATTTATTTTAATTGAACTTATAAGACTAATCGACCCAGCTTAGTACAGGTGTAAGAAGTCGAAAATGTTTTATAAAAAAGCACTAATGTTTTAGAACCATACAGTATAAAATCAACGTTTTGGCAACTTTAAAAACTACCAATTGCTGCCTGACTTTATTGTTTTAATATACGATATTAGTTCATTTTACATAATTCAATATATCTTGGTTTTCTAAAATTTGCTTTTCGGCACCATACAATCCAACGTGGAACATTGCCCTTGCTAACTCAGTTGAAGTAATACTATATTTCTTGCCCAATGCTTTAAGTAGTGGATAAAATACTCTTAAGATTTTATAACCGGCATTGGGCTCCTGACGGGGGGCCACTGGATAAATGTAAGCTGGTCGAAAAGCATAGAACTTCATATTCAAATTAGAAATTTGATTTTCGGCCATTCCTTTGTAGCGGGCAAAAGGAGTTCGGCTTTTCTCTGTACTATCTGCTCCCGCGCCACTGAGTAAACATATGGTTGCACCGGGGCTTTCTTGTTTTAAAGCAGTAGCAAAGGCAATTGCATAATCCACCGTGGTCTTTTTAAATATTTCATCGGAAACCTGCCCGGTATAAACGCCAATGCAAAAGAAAGCACTGGCTATATCCTGAAACAGATGGGAGTGGCTAGAGTAATTGGCAAAATTTGAAGTAACAATCTCCGTTAATTTGGGATGTTTAAGTCCGGTCGGTTTACGAACCAAACTTCTTACTTCCTGTATTTGGTCCGAACTAAGGCAATTCGCTAATACTAAGTTACCTACCATTCCGGTACTGCCAGCAATTATAACTTTCATTTCATGCAATTTTTTAAACTGTCTTGACCCGGAGCATTTTACCAATAGGAATTAGATAATCTTCTGAGAGGCTATGTTCGATTATCTTTTATTTTTCCCAATTCGTATTCCGAAAATTAAATTTTTAATATAACCGAATTTCAGATACCGATGCTCCTTGAGGCACCATCGGGAAAACGTTATTCTCTCGGCCAACCATCACCTCTAACACGTATGGCCCATCGTGGGCCATCATAGTCTCTAAGGCTTGTGGTAAATCTATTCTATCCTTTACTCTGCTTGCCTGGATACGATAGGCTTGGGCTACTGCTACAAAGTCCGGACTTACCATATTTACGGCGGAATAGCGTTCATCAAGAAATAGTTGCTGCCATTGGCGAACCATTCCTAAAAAACCATTATTAAGGATGAGTAGCTTTACTTTGGCCCCAAATTGCAAAATAGTACCTAATTCCCGAATGGTCATTTGAATTCCTCCATCTCCAACGATCGCAATAACGTCTTTATCAGGAGCACCATACCAAGCCCCAATAGCGGCCGGCAGGCCAAACCCCATTGTTCCTAAACCGCCTGAGGTAACATTTAGTCTAGAGGTATTAAACTTCGCGTACCGACACGTTACCATTTGGTGTTGGCCCACATCCGTAACTATGATCGCTTTTCCGGTCGTTAGTTCGTTTAGCCCATTAATTACCTCCCCCATGGTCAAAGTGTCAGAAGTAGGAATCAGTTCCGGATTTATTACTTGAACAATCTCTTCTTGCTCTAACTTTTTAAATGCAGCTAACCATTCAATGTAATCGTTAGGTACGATAAGACGGGTTAGTAGAGGTAAAGTTTCCTTGCAATCGCCCAAAACGGATATCGTTGTCTTTACTATTTTATCCATTTCTGCGGGATCAATGTCCAAATGAATCACCTTTGCCTGTTTGGCATAACTATCCGGTCTTCCGGTTACCCGATCGTCAAACCGCATCCCAATCGCAATTAAGACATCGCATTGATTGGTCATTATGTTGGGTGCATAGTTGCCGTGCATCCCTAATAATCCAACGTGTTGCGGATGATCTGTGGCTAATGCCCCTATTCCCAGCAATGTCGTAGCGGCTGGGAAACCGCCTTTTTCGAGGAATAATTGGAGCTCTTTTTCCGCTTTTCCTAAAATAATTCCTTGTCCGAAAACTACCAGGGGCTTTTTTGCCTGATTAATAATAGTCGCCGCTTTTTCAATATACTCTTTATTCACAATAGGCTTGGGTCGATAACTCCGGACCTGTTGGCACGGCGTATAATTTAATCCCTCCAAGAGTTGAAGTTGAGCATTTTTGGTAATGTCAATTAATACCGGGCCAGGGCGTCCAGAACGAGCCATGTAAAAAGCTTTAGCCAAGATGGCTGGAATTTCCTCCCCATCGGTAATTTGATAATTCCATTTGGTTACGGGCATGGAAATACTTAAAACATCGGTTTCTTGAAAAGCATCGGTGCCCAACAGAGAAGCCGATACCTGGCCCGTAATACAAACAATGGGATTGCTATCGATCATCGCATCAGCCAAACCAGTAATTAGATTGGTAGCACCAGGGCCACTAGTTGCCAATACAACTCCTACTTTGCCCGAAGTGCGAGCATACCCTTGCGCCGCATGAATACCGCCTTGTTCGTGCCGCACCAAAATATGGGTTAACTTATCTTTATAATCAAACAACGCGTCATAAACAGGCATGATCGTTCCCCCGGGATAGCCGAAAATTATATCAACGTTTTCTTCAACTAAACATTCTAAGACAGCTTGCGCTCCACTCATTGGGGAACAAGGTGTTAAAATACTTTCTGGTTGCTCAAATGTCAGGAGAGTACTCATTTAAAAGTTAAATAATATTGAGTTTCAGTTAATAGATACTGATAGAAAAAGCTATATCCGCAAGGTGAGAGTTCTCAAACTTTAAATAACTATAAACTTTTTTCAATCAACTACAAAAGTATGAAGAAGTTGATATACTTTTAATGCTAGTATCCTAAAGTATACCACTATGGAGATGACTAAGGCACAGAAGATCAGATATGTTCAAGACACTTTATTTGTAATTGGTGGCAAGTGGAAGCTTCCAATTCTAGTTGCCATTCTACAGGGTAATCATCGGTTTCGAGAAATACACCGCAGTGTGTTGCCGATTACCACCCGCGTTTTATCCAAGGAGTTGAAGAATCTGGAGGAAAACAAGCTGGTTGCCCGTACAGTACAATCGACTACCCCTCCAACTGTGGAATATACGTTAACGGAATATTGCAAAACCTTAACACGGATGATTAATGAGATGATTGCTTGGGGGAAGAATCACCGGGAAACAATTTCCGGTACGTTAGAATCCTAGAGCCAGTTGTACTAACAATATAATGTCTAACCTTATAAAACAACCGAGTAGTAGGATAGAGTTGCTAATACTTTTTCTTGTTCGCATTGAAAAGCTCCGGTGACTCTGTTGCAGCATTTCTTCATTTTTGTACATTTTAAAACAAAATACATGAAAAAACGCTCAACCCTTAATTGTGTCTTTGCTAGCTCATTCGGTACATAACCAAAATTGCTTTTTGAAAGCGAAGCAAAGTGAAACAGGTTTTCAAAATCAACTTCCAAATACACTTCGGAGGGATCTTGGTTTTTTTGGAAATATTTCTAAGGCAATCGTTCCTAATTCCCACTCTGCCTCATAAGTAATCGTAACGGTTGGATTCTGAAAATACGAATAAGTAATACTCATATAATGGGTAAAGCACCGGGTGGTCCAAGGAAGGTATTCTCCCATAAACCATACGGAGCTAATTTTTCTGTTTTATGGGGCTTGCTCTTCTAAAAGCCAGCTCAGAGCTTCGGGCTCTTGAGCAAAATTCTGCACGTCAAATTTTGTCACGTCCAAAGCTTCGGCCCGGGTCACCACCGACTCTAAGGCGAGCCGATGAAACAAGCTGCTCGGCAATACGCGGGCTAGTTTTTTTAGATGCGTTTGGGAGAGTAATTGGTAAAAAGTGGTCGCCATCCATTGCTTCGCTTCTGGGGAAAGGGTGGTAAACGCCTGGGCATTGGCTAAAGCTCGCTCCAAGTGCGTCGCTTGGAGGGCTTCGTAGAGTTTAGTGCCCCCAGTGATGACTTCTTGGGTGGTAACGGGTCGTTGCCACCGAGCGAGAAGTAGATGATGGGTGCTGTCTACCTGGATGTGGTAAAAATCGGATTGATAGAAAGTCTTCAAGAGCATAGGTAGCCACAAGGTAGCCAGAATAATCAATCCAGAGAACCTTAAGAAAAGCTTCTTTTTGAAAAATGGAAGCTCTGGTTTACTAACTAATTGTCCTGATAACTACTATTATCCTATGTTTGCCTAAAAGGTTATATTGGGATAAAAAGAGAAGAAAGGAAGGATAAAGATTCCTAGTATTATCAGGTGTAAAGAACCCGTTTAACATGAGAATCCCCTTCCTTTTCTATGGCTACTTTGAACAGTTCCATAAAGCCTTCGAGCTTGCATCAGGATAGAGAAAGCCTCCATAGTCTGCTCTTTTAACTTACTTATTTAGTTTCTTCTTACTAAACGTTACAAGTTATGATCTCACCCGTAAAACAAAAGGTAATTGGTATTGATGTAAGTAAAGATTCTTTGGCCGTTTGCTTCTCCTTGACCAATAAGCTCCAGCACCTGGAGGTGAGTAATGATAAAGCTGGTTTTCAAAAGCTGGTGAAACAGTGTGGCGTTGATTGCCTGTATGTGATGGAAGCGACTGGCATCTATTACTTGCAACTGGCCTATTACCTCTATGAGCAAGGAGCACAAGTATTTGTGGTAAATCCAGTTATCATAAAACGGTTTATTCAAATGCATTTAGGCAAAGGCAAGAGCGACAAGAAAGATGCCCAATGGATACAGCGCTACGGAGAACAAAGCCAAGCAACCTCTTGGCAACCAGAGCAGCCGGTGATTGTGGAATGCCGCCAATTAGAGCAGGTTGCCGAGCAGCTCATCAAACAAAGAACCATGGTTATCAATGCATTGGAAGCTTTAAAACTGCAACCTGTTGTCAGCAGTTTGGCTACCAAAAGCCTGCTTCAAACCTTAAAAATGCTTGACAAGCAGGTTAAGCAAATTCAGGAAAAGCTACTAGAAACTTTAGAAAAGGCTTTTGCCAAGGAGCTTAATCTACTTACTTCAATTCCGGGAATTGGCCGAAAGACGGCGGGGATGTTGCTTTTATTTACCGGTGACTTCCAAAAATTAGATAATTACCGCCAGTTGATTGCCAAAGCCGGTTTATCGCCCCGCGAATATACTTCCGGGACGAGTATCCGAGGGAAAGTGCGCATTACGAAAATGGGTGGGAGTTTAATCCGAAGCAAATTATATGTGTGCAGCTTTTCGGCCAAGAAATCGAATGCAGCCTGCAAGGCCCTTTATGAGCGGTTGGTGGCCAAAGGGAAGAATGGCAAATTA contains:
- a CDS encoding cupin domain-containing protein; its protein translation is MKYSFFAVFAFAALFNMGCKEPVSTKATDGETNAIFPKGKLGPAANFTGKAWNTDLVANDTRYNTVVGNVYFEPGARSNWHIHPAGQILIITDGVGYHQIKGQPRQTIKKGDVVKCPPNVMHWHGASPDTGLQQLYIVPNTEKGIVKWLHPVSNEEYNNSK
- a CDS encoding alpha/beta hydrolase, which gives rise to MKRITLVALSSLMIMGQVFAQIKPKANSEKSKTMKEAGKTNHYTFSLSDKVTRQEVTFQNRYGITIAADLYLPKNRANEALAALAISGPFGAVKEQSSGLYAQNMAERGFAALAFDPSYTGESGGQPRHVASPDINTEDFSAAVDFLGLQSSVDRNRIGIIGICGYAGMALNAVAVDKRVKAVATTSMYDMSRVMAKGYFDKLTPEERTKTLEQMSQQRWADAEKGTPAPSTNNLPEKLQGNEPQFVVDYFNYYKTPRGFHPNSINSNGAWTATSPLSFMNMPLLTYIKEIAPRPVLLIAGEKAHSRYFSEDAYQAATGQKELMIIPNASHVDLYDKVNIIPFDKLTSFFNEHLKAGKPAPKEKVTAYGSVN
- a CDS encoding NAD(P)H-binding protein is translated as MTNVLILGAGGQVARHVIERVISNDSIHLTLYMRDTSRLNYLEASQINLIEGDLLHTEKLHEAMQGQDLVYVNINGQEDILAEQTVQAMQATGIKRIVFIAAIGIYSEVPGAFGQWNQQMIGPILERYKKATNLIESSSLDYTILRPTWYTDKDEVDYIITQKGETVIGTEISRKSVADLVVKIIEDLNLHVGESLGLEKPGTEGDKPAFKS
- a CDS encoding (R)-mandelonitrile lyase — its product is MEITRIGSRPSGKGPEDWFTGAVRIDPLFEANEARQGAAASVTFEPGARTAWHTHPLGQTLIVTAGCGWTQREGGPVEEIHPGDVVWFAPNEKHWHGATATNGMTHIAIQENLNGKVVDWLEKVMDEQYRK
- a CDS encoding SDR family NAD(P)-dependent oxidoreductase; this translates as MKEQVVLVTGAGSGMGEAAALLAAERGNKVVVVDVNENAAQTVVDKIKSKGGNAIAVKCDVTSAEEVKAMVERSVEVYGRLDAAFNNAGIMMRSVDTANLDEEEFDRIININLKGVWLCMKYELQQMAKQGNGAIVNNSSIGGLVGGPGRSAYHAAKHGVLGLTKSAAVEFAAKGIRINAVCPGTIETPMVDNMITVGDLSEQEFKDWAPIKRFGKAEEIAEAVLWLFSPAASYVIGQPISVDGGVSII
- a CDS encoding cyclophilin-like fold protein translates to MKRSLIIIFSLFSLLTSFAACDKDDSTTNNPDVGTNNGNTNANPTGSKMKIIIGTRTFTATLYDNATATAFKALLPITVNMNELNGNEKFFDLAASLPTNASNPGTIQNGDLMLYGSKTLVLFYKTFSTSYSYTKIGRIDDVTELAAAVGSGNIRVTYEVE
- a CDS encoding DUF1593 domain-containing protein gives rise to the protein MIRLLKIVNVITVVLNGKIGLYAYGLLIMCLLANYTSAQSSFEQVRPRIVVTADPELDDNNSLIRFLLYSSDLQIEGLVYASSQFHWKGDGKGTKWAVPGREYSRFGLNLCPCASWRWSKDERFIHDAVAAYAKVYPNLKVHNPNFPDPKVLKSKIRYGNIDFDGDVSKDSPGSGLIKSLMLDDKPGPLFITAWGGQSTIARALKSIQEQYEYTVQWEAIKKKISHKVVLLPSGDQDDTYALYIKPNWPGIDYRQFRGGPNYGYGAQLGAKGEDAVYLTASWMKENVSKQGPLGALYRVWGDGKQMVKDDKLDFFGLAGYTNEQLKQMGYVVWMPVQEKGSWLGEGDNHTFMNMLGNGLRAFEVGSYGGWGGRETGNKEGMNFSLSDTSTNALATTLSTLNSQLNRSAKELAYPNFFPLAQRDFAARLKWSVTPKYTNANHEPVVKIEGPLQVVASAGDKIRLNGAVSDPDGDAVSINWWQFQVGSYPDKVDISNPNQAQVEVLIPKDAKGGQTIHLVLEATDQGAPALTKYQRVIITIKDK
- a CDS encoding DapH/DapD/GlmU-related protein; this encodes MKMQPPDIFQRLLDGEPISFIDADYSKIVKACDDTRKLLLQLNNEADSDEIRKLLSKIFASEVDATTVVFTPFQINYGKNTQIGKNVFINFDCTFLDLGGITIDDNVMIAPKVSLLSEGHPISVNDRQKLTAGKIHIKKNAWIGAAATILPGVTIGENAVVAAGAVVSKDVAANTVVGGVPAKFIKTID
- a CDS encoding Rossmann-fold NAD(P)-binding domain-containing protein — encoded protein: MKVIIAGSTGMVGNLVLANCLSSDQIQEVRSLVRKPTGLKHPKLTEIVTSNFANYSSHSHLFQDIASAFFCIGVYTGQVSDEIFKKTTVDYAIAFATALKQESPGATICLLSGAGADSTEKSRTPFARYKGMAENQISNLNMKFYAFRPAYIYPVAPRQEPNAGYKILRVFYPLLKALGKKYSITSTELARAMFHVGLYGAEKQILENQDILNYVK
- a CDS encoding AraC family transcriptional regulator gives rise to the protein MELEKVKEDSIILLQAKGIVELPEDFLLHFHTHIYCHQGSISFLFNDKPYTCNAGEFVFWFSGSQLTNLTFSKKIKASILLVERDFLLANIPDQSWSIDVVLHSKENPILHLKDKNDKQRVLSNFQLLYAKFSELEHLFYAEILKLQMQLFILEMWHTFANEYERRKRTLESGSLYERFMRLVQEHCIKEREVQFYATRLHITAKYLNFICKQNTGITASGWIQRYARERITILLQNKNLNISEIADQMNFSSRSFFTRYVRKVLGVSPREYRQRLIVI